The following proteins are encoded in a genomic region of Oryza brachyantha chromosome 11, ObraRS2, whole genome shotgun sequence:
- the LOC102714413 gene encoding disease resistance protein RGA2-like has protein sequence MAAVGGMLTGAVLTMVSKQIGSAIGGQVKLHWDFDEDLENMKMTLETLEAFLSDAERRSVAEESVRLWLKRLKNAVYDISDMIEVFQANTTRGSKIMIPCLAIGPNIEMAKQMKRMRDKLENIAKQHNNFSFMSESYSNRQQLLYSERRTSPKVEEAAIVGMTQEKQNILDCLSDNLLTQDFIILAIYGMGGIGKTTLAQLVFKDKRFKEYSQVWVYVSQDFDLDKIESSIISQLSKREPSMTTDLEMATPDMKIIIVLDDLWENNGFKLDNLKLRLNVGKGAKVIVIVTTREEGIARRFSTVTPYLLKPLSYEMCWELIKQKCAFKDRDDKEWLESIGIEIARKCGGVALAALSLGYMLHSKGVDEWESVRDSNILNEPTSDDVSSPYHVLASLKLSYVRMKPCLKMCFGYCAIFPKGQKMVKDDLILQWISLDFIEPSKVYSPRQIGEIYVTELLGMSFLQHYSKSSSSVTAHEGNVTLLTMHDLVHDLARSVMVDEILVSSEQDKNGKSSYRYALLNDSSKPLKSFTKFPAKIRALRFVDCAKSVLHDGAFSGAKYLRVLDLSECSVQKLPDSVGDLRQLRYLSAPGIQDTMIPGCITKLPKLIYLNLSGSSMLFSLPESIGEMGSLMYLDLSGCSGIQRVPQSFGKLNLSYLDLSNCSSLKGVSEILGNLTKLQHLNLSYCQYVEKLGNLGNLTKLRYFHFSSSGSPGVSEKDVFGGGTKLEYLNLSTEFTDTKIKRLPEAVGSFIKLKYLNLSGWTELEELPRSWGALQNLIHLDLSNCYKIKGVPETLGSLTKLQNLNLSYCCCYRETRCQLIGLEEVVGKLTALRNLYLSKCLDTLFFGIKGKYRDEQMEMYTSELVCQNFLASLSSLTNLEELDLSDNLSIKTLPESIGDLENLHTLNLSSCDGLCQLPRVMREMESLKHLNVSSCYHLDKSTVPKFDSSAVLLPHFVVQAWDRESSSNVFLLQDVNTTELEISKLENVVSVKEAQRIRLKEKEIISELSLSWTRDARRFVEDQNVLAELEPSGQLYEFKLQGYSSAAFPDWLMDVASHRFPWLKSIDLVDLPNCTCLPPLGQLQQLETLSLDGLNGITKIDGQFCGGSSGAFHRLKSFSMSNMEGLEEWRTRYSSSGNGRCTRKFMFPRLKKLKIHHCPKLSLRSRPPKAVHWEIEGSDNVISSWPRASASSSSAVPIYKLIIKSCRLPLHQWSLLQRLTIKSLVIESCSDLNSSSPEIAQALSCSLQELFLKWDDDNPELPSWMSMLTHLNSLHISTRCPELKVSGGVMKQLSSLRLLTLHECAAMASLPEWLGELPSLCELRIEKCPRLNNLKRAMDDRRLTSIRSLHVKSCESISVLPESLGELMSLEVLHIDGCISIKSLPKSIQKLTNLVSVRVHSSPELEKWCELEENKNRFSHLLNKHDDCDYNHGTG, from the exons ATGGCGGCCGTTGGGGGCATGCTCACCGGCGCCGTCCTCACGATGGTGAGCAAGCAGATTGGCTCCGCCATTGGTGGTCAGGTCAAGCTGCACTGGGATTTCGACGAAGACCTGGAGAACATGAAGATGACGCTGGAGACCCTGGAGGCGTTTCTCAGCGACGCCGAGAGAAGGTCCGTCGCCGAGGAGTCGGTACGGCTGTGGCTGAAGCGACTCAAGAACGCCGTCTACGACATCTCCGACATGATCGAGGTGTTCCAAGCCAACACCACGCGAGGG AGCAAAATTATGATCCCCTGTCTTGCAATTGGTCCCAATATAGAAATGGCCAAACAAATGAAAAGGATGAGAGACAAACTAGAAAACATCGCCAAACAGCACAACAACTTCAGTTTTATGTCCGAGAGTTACTCCAACAGACAGCAACTACTTTATTCTGAACGGAGAACATCACCCAAGGTGGAAGAAGCAGCCATAGTCGGAATGACTCAAGAGAAGCAAAACATATTAGATTGTTTATCTGATAATCTCTTGACCCAAGATTTCATTATCCTTGCGATATATGGCATGGGAGGGATTGGCAAGACAACCTTAGCACAGTTAGTTTTCAAAGACAAAAGATTCAAAGAGTACTCTCAGGTGTGGGTCTATGTGTCTCAGGATTTTGACTTGGATAAAATCGAGAGCTCTATAATTTCACAACTCTCCAAAAGGGAGCCCAGTATGACAACTGATTTGGAGATGGCAACACCTGATATGAAGATTATCATTGTCTTGGATGATCTTTGGGAGAACAATGGTTTTAAATTAGATAACTTGAAGCTTAGGCTAAATGTGGGCAAGGGGGCCAAGGTGATTGTAATAGTTACCACACGTGAGGAAGGCATTGCTAGGAGATTTTCTACGGTCACACCATATTTGTTAAAGCCATTGTCATATGAAATGTGCTGGGaactaataaaacaaaaatgtgcCTTTAAAGACAGAGATGACAAGGAATGGTTGGAAAGTATAGGGATAGAGATTGCAAGGAAGTGTGGAGGTGTGGCATTAGCAGCTCTATCCCTTGGGTACATGCTGCATTCCAAAGGGGTCGATGAATGGGAATCAGTGAGAGATAGCAATATTCTGAATGAACCTACCTCAGATGATGTATCTTCACCTTACCATGTGCTTGCATCCTTGAAGTTAAGCTATGTCAGAATGAAGCCATGCTTGAAGATGTGTTTTGGCTACTGTGCTATTTTTCCAAAAGGCCAAAAGATGGTTAAGGATGATTTAATTCTTCAGTGGATTTCCCTTGATTTTATCGAGCCATCAAAAGTTTACTCCCCAAGGCAGATTGGTGAGATATATGTTACTGAGCTTTTGGGAATGTCATTTCTTCAACATTATTCAAAGTCATCATCG AGTGTCACAGCGCATGAAGGGAATGTTACATTGTTAACCATGCACGACCTGGTGCATGATCTTGCAAGATCGGTCATGGTGGATGAAATTCTGGTTTCCAGCGAACAAGACAAGAATGGCAAAAGCAGCTACCGATATGCGTTGCTCAATGACAGCAGCAAGCCATTGAAATCATTCACCAAGTTTCCTGCCAAGATAAGAGCATTGCGTTTTGTCGACTGTGCCAAAAGTGTGCTCCATGATGGCGCATTTTCAGGTGCCAAGTACCTGCGCGTCTTGGATTTAAGCGAGTGCTCTGTACAGAAGTTGCCAGATTCTGTCGGTGATTTGAGGCAGTTGAGGTATCTCAGTGCTCCAGGAATCCAAGATACTATGATTCCTGGTTGTATAACCAAGCTcccaaaattaatatatctCAATCTCAGTGGATCTTCAATGCTCTTTTCACTACCAGAGTCAATTGGAGAAATGGGCAGCCTGATGTATCTTGATTTATCAGGTTGTTCAGGAATTCAAAGAGTACCACAATCATTTGGGAAGCTCAATTTGTCATATCTGGATCTGTCAAATTGCTCTAGCCTTAAGGGCGTATCAGAAATATTGGGGAACCTCACTAAGCTGCAGCATTTGAACTTATCATATTGCCAATATGTAGAGAAACTAGGAAATTTGGGTAACCTGACGAAACTGCGGTATTTTCACTTTTCAAGCTCAGGTTCTCCAGGGGTGTCAGAAAAAGATGTTTTCGGTGGGGGCACCAAACTTGAGTATTTAAACCTATCGACAGAGTTCACAGATACCAAAATCAAAAGGCTTCCTGAAGCTGTGGGTAGCttcattaaattgaagtatttGAACTTATCTGGATGGACAGAACTAGAAGAATTGCCAAGATCATGGGGTGCTCTTCAAAATTTGATCCATCTTGATTTATCAAATTGTTACAAGATAAAAGGTGTGCCAGAAACCTTGGGTAGCCTTACCAAgctccaaaatttgaatttatcatactgctgctgctaccgaGAAACTCGATGTCAGCTTATTGGGCTTGAAGAAGTGGTAGGCAAGCTCACCGCACTTCGGAATTTGTATTTATCAAAATGCCTGGATACTCTCTTCTTTGGGATTAAAGGTAAATACAGGGACGAACAAATGGAGATGTACACTTCAGAACTTGTGTGCCAAAATTTCCTTGCATCTCTCAGTTCGCTTACCAATCTAGAGGAGCTGGACTTATCTGATAACTTGAGTATCAAAACTCTACCTGAGAGTATTGGTGACCTGGAGAACCTGCATACACTTAACCTCTCGAGCTGTGATGGTCTATGTCAGCTTCCAAGAGTTATGCGCGAGATGGAAAGTCTGAAACATTTGAATGTTTCTAGTTGTTATCATCTGGACAAGTCAACTGTACCTAAGTTTGACAGTAGTGCGGTCCTGCTACCACACTTTGTGGTTCAAGCTTGGGATCGTGAATCTAGCAGCAATGTCTTTCTGCTTCAGGATGTAAACACTACTGAGCTGGAGATAAGCAAATTGGAAAACGTGGTCAGTGTAAAAGAGGCCCAGAGAATAAGATTAAAGGAGAAAGAGATTATCTCAGAATTGTCGCTCAGCTGGACACGAGATGCGAGGAGATTTGTGGAGGATCAGAACGTGTTGGCAGAGCTAGAACCGTCAGGTCAGTTGTACGAGTTCAAGCTGCAGGGCTACAGCAGCGCAGCATTTCCAGACTGGCTGATGGATGTTGCTTCTCACCGTTTCCCCTGGCTCAAGAGCATCGATCTGGTGGATCTGCCCAACTGCACCTGCCTGCCACCGCTCGGTCAGCTGCAGCAACTGGAGACCTTGTCACTCGATGGACTCAATGGCATTACCAAGATCGATGGCCAGTTCTGTGGTGGATCATCAGGAGCATTTCACCGACTCAAGAgtttttccatgtccaacATGGAAGGGCTGGAGGAGTGGCGGACCAGGTACTCCTCCTCCGGCAACGGCAGATGTACGAGGAAGTTCATGTTCCCTAGACTGAAGAAACTGAAAATACATCACTGCCCCAAGTTGAGCCTCAGGAGTCGCCCTCCTAAAGCTGTTCACTGGGAGATCGAGGGAAGCGACAATGTGATATCGTCGTGGCCGAGAGCCTCTGCCTCGTCGTCATCCGCCGTGCCAATATACAAGCTGATCATCAAATCCTGCAGGTTGCCACTGCACCAGTGGAGCCTGCTTCAGAGGCTAACTATCAAGTCTTTAGTCATCGAGTCGTGCAGTGATCTGAACAGCAGCTCGCCGGAGATCGCTCAAGCCTTGTCCTGCTCCCTCCAAGAACTCTTCCTGAAATGGGATGACGATAATCCGGAGCTGCCCAGCTGGATGAGCATGCTCACACATCTTAACAGTTTGCATATAAGTACTAGGTGCCCGGAGCTGAAGGTGTCAGGAGGGGTCATGAAGCAGCTCAGTTCTTTACGCTTGCTGACTCTACATGAATGTGCAGCCATGGCATCACTGCCAGAGTGGTTGGGAGAGCTCCCTTCTCTCTGTGAACTGCGGATCGAGAAGTGCCCCAGACTGAACAATCTGAAAAGGGCCATGGATGATCGCCGCCTCACCTCCATCAGGTCGCTGCATGTGAAATCCTGTGAAAGCATTTCGGTGCTACCAGAAAGCTTGGGCGAGCTCATGTCTCTCGAGGTTCTTCATATCGATGGGTGTATCAGTATCAAGTCTCTGCCGAAAAGCATTCAAAAACTGACCAATTTGGTGAGTGTACGAGTCCATTCGTCGCCTGAATTGGAGAAGTGGTGTGAATTGGAGGAGAACAAGAACAGGTTCTCCCATCTGCTCAACAAGCATGATGACTGCGATTACAATCATGGGACGGGATAG